A single genomic interval of Salinigranum halophilum harbors:
- a CDS encoding molybdate ABC transporter permease subunit → MAAHSTHSTRSRHAPRYDWFKTALVLGGLLLVYYLVPVTSLFLSVPPAEVARRMTEPTVVNAATTSLLSASVTTVVATGFGLPLAYWLARATTPWKNAVLAAVVLPLVLPPTVGGVVLLTVIGPNTLVGSAAAAAGVPLTRSLVGVVLAQLFVASPFVVITAKAAFEGVDRTLEHASRSLGKSRWETARRVTLPLAGPGILAGVTLVFARAMGEFGATMMLAYYPRTMPVQIWVSFISLGLDNAYPVAILLVLLAVGTLVVLNTVASNPWE, encoded by the coding sequence ATGGCGGCACACTCGACACACTCGACACGCTCGCGGCACGCACCGCGCTACGACTGGTTCAAGACTGCGCTCGTACTCGGTGGGCTGTTGCTCGTCTACTACCTCGTCCCGGTCACCTCGCTGTTCCTCTCGGTGCCGCCGGCAGAGGTCGCCAGGCGGATGACGGAGCCGACCGTCGTGAACGCCGCGACGACCTCGCTGCTCTCGGCCTCGGTCACTACGGTCGTCGCCACCGGTTTCGGCCTCCCGCTCGCGTACTGGCTCGCGCGCGCGACGACGCCGTGGAAGAACGCCGTCCTCGCGGCCGTGGTGCTGCCACTCGTCCTCCCGCCGACGGTCGGCGGCGTCGTGTTGCTCACCGTCATCGGACCGAACACCCTCGTCGGGAGTGCGGCCGCGGCGGCGGGCGTCCCGCTCACCCGATCGCTCGTCGGTGTGGTCCTCGCCCAGCTGTTCGTCGCGTCGCCGTTCGTCGTCATCACGGCGAAAGCGGCGTTCGAGGGAGTCGACCGGACGCTCGAACACGCCTCGCGGTCGCTCGGGAAGAGCCGGTGGGAGACCGCCCGACGCGTCACACTGCCGCTCGCCGGGCCGGGTATCCTCGCGGGCGTGACGCTCGTCTTCGCACGCGCGATGGGCGAGTTCGGCGCGACGATGATGCTGGCGTACTACCCGCGGACGATGCCGGTCCAGATCTGGGTGTCGTTCATCTCGCTGGGGCTCGACAACGCCTATCCGGTCGCGATACTGCTCGTACTCCTCGCTGTCGGGACGCTCGTCGTGTTGAACACCGTCGCGTCGAACCCCTGGGAATGA
- a CDS encoding extracellular solute-binding protein encodes MTRRNFLGAVGLAGVAGCTGRSGGGGGGVPSTSAATARASKSSGQSTTVAILAAGSLQHALQHGLQPAVDVPIEVEAHGSAAVARMIAEGQRDPDIVTVADTALFDEPLSPPWHSVFTSNAVVIAYNPDTEGGTRLAEAGTERWYEPLVEGDVRLGRTDPDQDPLGYRTLFALELASRYYDDASNLTETVLRREQIYPETGLISQFETGSIDAAIAYRNMAVERGYEYIALPGQIDLSSPAYAEEWYSTVSYTLPTGQEIEGGVISYGSTIRKLSDAALAVFDVHTTGDYLADAGFLLRDSFPRYEGDVPAAVREAVGPPGAGESDRRRPPAVALGEMVSDITVLI; translated from the coding sequence ATGACACGTCGGAACTTCCTCGGGGCCGTCGGCCTCGCGGGAGTGGCCGGCTGCACCGGCCGGAGCGGTGGCGGAGGCGGCGGCGTGCCCTCCACGTCGGCGGCGACGGCGCGGGCGAGTAAGAGTAGTGGGCAGTCGACGACCGTCGCCATCCTCGCGGCCGGGAGCCTCCAGCACGCGCTCCAGCACGGCCTCCAACCCGCCGTCGACGTCCCCATCGAGGTCGAAGCGCACGGGTCGGCGGCCGTCGCTCGGATGATCGCCGAGGGCCAACGCGACCCCGACATCGTCACGGTGGCCGACACGGCGCTCTTCGACGAGCCGCTCTCGCCGCCGTGGCACTCGGTGTTCACGAGCAACGCCGTCGTCATCGCCTACAACCCCGACACCGAGGGCGGAACGCGCCTCGCCGAGGCCGGGACCGAACGGTGGTACGAGCCGCTTGTCGAGGGCGACGTCAGGCTCGGGCGGACCGACCCCGACCAGGACCCACTGGGGTATCGGACGCTCTTCGCGCTCGAACTCGCCTCGCGGTACTACGACGACGCCTCGAACCTCACGGAGACGGTGCTCCGACGCGAGCAGATCTACCCGGAGACGGGGTTGATCAGCCAGTTCGAGACGGGGTCGATAGACGCGGCCATCGCCTACCGCAACATGGCCGTCGAACGGGGCTACGAGTACATCGCCCTCCCGGGGCAGATCGACCTCAGTTCGCCGGCGTACGCCGAGGAGTGGTACTCGACCGTCTCGTACACCCTGCCGACCGGGCAGGAGATCGAAGGCGGCGTGATAAGCTACGGCTCGACGATACGGAAGTTGAGCGACGCTGCACTCGCCGTGTTCGACGTCCACACGACCGGTGACTATCTCGCAGACGCCGGCTTCCTGCTCCGCGACAGCTTCCCGCGGTACGAGGGCGACGTCCCGGCGGCGGTCAGAGAGGCGGTGGGACCGCCGGGCGCGGGTGAAAGCGACCGGCGTCGACCGCCGGCTGTGGCGCTCGGAGAGATGGTCTCGGATATCACGGTACTCATCTAG
- a CDS encoding Tfx family DNA-binding protein, producing MVSPDSTTLTARQVEVLELREAGHTQQEVAERLGTTDSNVSAIERAANTNVEKARKTLELVRTLRSPVRFTVDAGTSFDDLVDRVYTECDAAGTQVSYCRPELYAHLFGQLEPHTQRNRLETAVDVGVTREGDVTVFAPGR from the coding sequence ATGGTCTCACCCGACTCGACGACGCTGACAGCGCGGCAGGTGGAGGTGCTCGAACTCCGGGAGGCGGGTCACACCCAACAGGAGGTCGCCGAACGGCTCGGGACCACCGACTCGAACGTGAGTGCCATCGAGCGGGCCGCCAACACCAACGTCGAGAAGGCCCGGAAGACGCTCGAACTCGTCCGGACACTGCGCTCGCCGGTCCGGTTCACCGTCGACGCCGGCACGTCGTTCGACGACCTCGTCGACCGCGTGTACACCGAGTGTGACGCGGCCGGGACGCAGGTCTCGTACTGTCGGCCGGAGCTGTACGCGCACCTGTTCGGACAGCTCGAACCGCACACGCAGCGTAATCGACTGGAGACCGCTGTCGACGTCGGCGTGACGCGCGAGGGCGACGTGACGGTGTTCGCGCCCGGCCGCTGA
- a CDS encoding ABC transporter ATP-binding protein, with protein MTLVLDGVAKSYDGFEFGPVDLTVGQEVLSVLGPSGSGKTTLLSLVAGMVEPERGSITLDGRELVGTPLEEREVGVVFQEGALFPHMTGRENVEYAATRRGRVDELVEMLEIGSVLDRRPAALSGGERQRVALARTLAADPNALLLDEPLSSLDSPIRRRLRDQLHDLFASLDIPVVYVTHDQRAATVLGDRLAVLRAGRVDQLGTPEAVLNRPESAFVARFTGSENVFEARVAGRDGEAVLRVGDAALPTDADVTVGTTVTACVRPSRIHLVAPDSARATALTGTVRRLLNEGDEYRVTVAGEGWEMTTRTRHATVERVGVRQGSTVRLSIPADAVHVISAD; from the coding sequence ATGACGCTCGTACTCGACGGCGTCGCGAAATCGTACGATGGGTTCGAGTTCGGCCCGGTCGACCTCACCGTCGGACAGGAGGTCCTCTCGGTGCTCGGACCGTCGGGGAGTGGCAAGACGACACTGCTCTCGCTCGTCGCGGGGATGGTCGAGCCGGAGCGTGGCTCGATTACTCTCGACGGCCGAGAACTGGTCGGCACGCCGCTCGAAGAGCGCGAGGTAGGGGTGGTGTTCCAAGAGGGCGCGCTGTTTCCGCACATGACCGGCCGCGAGAACGTCGAGTACGCGGCGACGCGTCGAGGCCGCGTCGACGAACTCGTCGAGATGCTCGAGATCGGTTCGGTGTTGGACCGCCGTCCGGCAGCGCTCTCGGGAGGTGAACGACAGCGGGTCGCCCTCGCTCGGACGCTCGCGGCCGACCCGAACGCCCTGCTGCTGGACGAGCCGCTTTCGAGTCTGGACTCGCCCATCCGTCGACGGCTTCGGGACCAGTTGCACGACCTCTTCGCCTCGCTCGACATCCCGGTCGTCTACGTGACACACGACCAGCGGGCGGCGACGGTCCTCGGCGACCGGCTCGCGGTGCTGCGGGCGGGACGGGTCGACCAGCTCGGCACGCCGGAAGCGGTGTTGAATCGACCGGAGAGCGCGTTCGTCGCCCGGTTCACCGGGAGCGAGAACGTGTTCGAAGCACGCGTGGCGGGACGGGACGGAGAGGCCGTCCTCCGCGTCGGTGACGCCGCCCTCCCGACTGACGCGGACGTCACCGTCGGCACGACCGTCACGGCGTGCGTCCGTCCGTCGCGGATTCACCTCGTCGCACCCGATTCGGCACGAGCGACAGCGCTCACGGGCACGGTCCGCCGCCTACTGAACGAGGGAGACGAGTACCGGGTCACCGTCGCAGGCGAGGGGTGGGAGATGACCACGCGGACTCGCCACGCGACAGTCGAACGAGTCGGCGTACGGCAGGGATCGACGGTTCGGCTCTCGATTCCGGCGGACGCGGTGCACGTCATCAGCGCGGACTGA